From the Nodularia sp. NIES-3585 genome, one window contains:
- the urtA gene encoding urea ABC transporter substrate-binding protein — MSKQFNRRKFLIYSSATIGSSVLLKACANDSPTATDSPSATNTGSDTIKVGILHSLSGTMAISERSVVDAEQLAIKEINSAGGILGKQIQAIVEDGASNWDTFREKATKLIDQDQTSVIFGCWTSASRKNVKPVFESKDHMLWYPVQYEGQECSKNIFYTGAAPNQQIEPSVDWMLKNKGKEFFLVGSDYVFPRTANTIIKAQLEALGGTTVGEDYLPLGNVEVTPIISKIRQALPNGGVIYNTLNGDSNVAFFKQLRGAGLTPEKYPSMSVSIAEEEVKAIGVEYLQGHYAAWNYFQTVDTPANQKFVAAFKQEYGADRVINDPMEAAYIAVYLWKQAVEKAGTTDLAQVRAAAYGQTIDAPEGKVTMTANNHLSKIVRIGQVRQDGLFDIVYATPAPVEPIPWNQFVKETQGFGCDWSDPAKGGKYKQV; from the coding sequence ATGAGTAAACAATTTAACCGCCGGAAGTTTTTAATCTACAGTTCTGCAACTATCGGTAGCAGCGTTTTGCTCAAGGCTTGCGCGAATGACTCCCCAACGGCTACGGACAGTCCATCGGCTACCAATACTGGTAGTGACACCATAAAAGTAGGTATTTTGCACTCCCTAAGCGGTACTATGGCCATTAGTGAAAGGAGTGTTGTAGATGCTGAACAATTAGCAATTAAAGAAATTAACTCTGCTGGTGGTATTTTAGGTAAACAAATTCAAGCAATCGTTGAAGATGGCGCTTCTAACTGGGACACCTTTAGAGAAAAAGCCACCAAGCTAATTGACCAAGATCAGACTTCTGTCATTTTTGGTTGCTGGACTTCTGCTAGCCGCAAGAATGTAAAGCCAGTATTTGAAAGCAAAGACCATATGCTCTGGTATCCAGTACAGTATGAAGGTCAAGAATGTTCTAAAAACATTTTCTATACTGGTGCTGCACCAAATCAACAAATTGAGCCTTCTGTTGATTGGATGTTGAAAAATAAGGGCAAAGAATTTTTCTTAGTAGGTTCCGATTACGTTTTTCCCCGCACTGCTAATACAATTATTAAAGCTCAATTAGAGGCTTTAGGTGGAACAACAGTTGGTGAGGATTATTTACCATTAGGTAATGTTGAAGTTACACCTATTATCTCGAAAATTAGGCAAGCTTTGCCCAACGGTGGCGTAATTTATAACACCTTGAATGGTGATAGCAACGTGGCATTTTTTAAACAATTGAGAGGGGCTGGATTAACACCAGAAAAGTATCCCTCCATGTCTGTAAGTATTGCCGAAGAAGAAGTTAAAGCCATTGGTGTTGAATATCTCCAAGGTCACTATGCAGCTTGGAATTACTTTCAAACAGTAGACACACCTGCAAATCAAAAGTTTGTCGCAGCTTTTAAACAAGAATACGGTGCAGATAGGGTAATTAACGACCCAATGGAAGCAGCATACATCGCCGTTTATTTGTGGAAACAAGCAGTAGAAAAAGCTGGTACGACTGATTTAGCTCAAGTCCGTGCTGCGGCCTATGGTCAAACTATAGATGCGCCAGAAGGTAAAGTGACAATGACCGCCAATAATCACTTATCAAAAATTGTGCGAATTGGTCAAGTCCGACAAGATGGTTTATTTGATATTGTCTATGCTACTCCTGCGCCAGTTGAGCCGATTCCTTGGAATCAATTTGTGAAGGAAACTCAGGGCTTTGGTTGTGATTGGTCAGACCCAGCTAAAGGCGGTAAGTACAAACAAGTTTAA
- a CDS encoding precorrin-2 C(20)-methyltransferase yields MQTKGRLYGIGVGPGDPELLTLKALRLLQAAPVVAYQSAVDKESIARAIVSQYLTGNQIEVLFHLPRALEPEKANLIYDKEVEPIAEHLAAGRDVVVLCEGDPFFYGSFMYVFTRLSEQYETEVVPGISSLMACPVALGVPFTYYNDIMTVLPAPMPAEELITHLLATDAAAIMKLGRHFTKVRDVLHQLGLASRALYIERATMTEQRIVHLDEVDPDQVPYFSMIIIPTKNRL; encoded by the coding sequence ATGCAAACCAAAGGCCGTCTTTATGGAATTGGTGTCGGGCCAGGTGATCCCGAACTATTGACATTAAAGGCACTGCGACTATTACAGGCAGCCCCTGTGGTGGCTTATCAGTCAGCAGTAGATAAAGAAAGTATAGCGCGAGCGATCGTCTCCCAATATCTCACCGGGAATCAAATCGAGGTGCTGTTTCACCTCCCCCGCGCCTTAGAACCAGAAAAGGCTAATTTGATTTATGACAAAGAAGTTGAACCAATTGCCGAACATCTAGCCGCAGGACGGGATGTAGTAGTGTTGTGTGAAGGTGACCCGTTTTTCTACGGTTCTTTCATGTATGTTTTCACACGTTTATCGGAACAATATGAAACCGAAGTTGTACCGGGAATCTCCTCACTCATGGCTTGTCCTGTAGCCTTGGGTGTACCCTTCACTTATTACAACGATATTATGACCGTTTTACCTGCCCCCATGCCGGCAGAAGAATTAATCACGCACTTACTAGCAACCGATGCGGCAGCGATTATGAAACTAGGTCGCCATTTTACCAAAGTGCGAGATGTTTTACATCAATTAGGGTTAGCATCACGAGCATTATATATTGAGCGGGCCACAATGACAGAACAAAGAATTGTACACCTGGATGAAGTTGATCCAGATCAAGTACCTTATTTCTCAATGATTATCATACCCACCAAAAATCGCCTATAA
- a CDS encoding precorrin-8X methylmutase has protein sequence MSDYIRDANEIYSKSFAIIRSETNLDILPPDVAKVAVRLIHACGMTDIVTDLGYSSTAVQAGRAALAAGAPILCDCRMVAEGITRKRLPTNNQVICTLYDVEVPALAKRLGNTRSAAAVELWRLHLEGAVVAVGNAPTALFRLLEMLEEGVLKPAIILGFPVGFVGAAESKAALAANSKGVPFLTLHGRRGGSAIAAAAVNALASEQE, from the coding sequence ATGTCTGACTACATCCGAGATGCTAACGAAATTTACAGCAAATCCTTTGCAATCATCAGATCCGAAACCAATCTGGATATTTTGCCGCCAGATGTAGCAAAAGTAGCTGTACGCCTAATTCATGCCTGTGGAATGACTGATATCGTGACTGACTTGGGTTATTCATCAACAGCCGTGCAGGCTGGACGGGCAGCACTAGCAGCAGGTGCGCCGATTTTGTGTGATTGTCGCATGGTTGCCGAAGGGATTACGAGGAAGAGACTACCTACAAATAATCAAGTTATTTGCACCCTCTATGATGTGGAAGTGCCAGCCCTGGCTAAACGTTTGGGTAATACCAGATCCGCCGCTGCCGTAGAATTGTGGCGATTGCACTTAGAAGGGGCAGTGGTAGCCGTTGGCAATGCACCGACAGCACTATTTCGGCTGTTAGAAATGCTAGAAGAAGGAGTGCTAAAACCGGCGATTATTTTAGGTTTTCCCGTGGGATTTGTGGGTGCAGCCGAGTCCAAAGCCGCACTAGCAGCAAATAGCAAAGGTGTACCATTTTTAACTTTACATGGTCGGCGTGGTGGCAGTGCGATCGCGGCAGCAGCAGTTAATGCCCTAGCATCGGAGCAAGAGTGA
- the cobG gene encoding precorrin-3B synthase, protein MPTIAVFLRHTYYLLPASHREGVNVLLSGFSLCPGLFYDTPAQDGILSRIRVPGGILDSKQCHAIADIAENYGGGYVDITNRANLQIRELRSGINGAVLKDLQNIGIGSRNFAVDHIRNIMTSPTAGIDPQELIDTRPFVQDWENYIAAHSQLSGLSAKFSVCFDGGGTVSVCDRLNDIMFAAVLIDGRVYFRLCLSLGVKGKPPIDMGIVLLPELCLPVLAALAEVYLNYTEPNSRRKLRLRDLLNNLGCERYLQEVEQHLGFKLTPQTSSLEFSPVVVGESSNFNYRHIGIHPQRQPSLFYIGVVLPLGRLESQQIRGLADLAQRFGSGTLRLTPWQNLLLTDIQERSLTDVKSEIAVLKLDVSASNINSALVACSGKKGCAASATDTKGDALALAKYLETHVSLNHPVNIHFSGCEKSCAQHSHSDITLLGVSLESENGTLGVYHIYVGDGEGNQKFGRQLYEYVTVAELPVLLGQMLQVYQIQCQNPDESFGEFVNRYEIAQLQPLFSPVS, encoded by the coding sequence ATGCCAACCATAGCAGTGTTTTTAAGACACACTTACTATCTATTGCCTGCGTCGCACAGGGAAGGAGTTAATGTTTTGCTGTCCGGTTTTTCCTTATGTCCTGGCTTATTTTATGATACACCCGCCCAAGATGGGATATTATCACGCATCAGAGTACCAGGTGGAATTCTGGATAGTAAACAGTGTCATGCAATCGCAGATATAGCAGAGAATTACGGGGGTGGTTATGTCGATATTACCAATCGCGCCAACCTCCAAATCCGCGAACTGCGTTCGGGAATAAATGGCGCAGTTCTCAAGGATTTACAAAATATAGGTATTGGTTCTCGCAATTTCGCTGTTGACCACATTCGGAATATTATGACCAGTCCCACGGCTGGTATTGATCCCCAAGAATTAATTGATACTCGTCCCTTTGTGCAAGACTGGGAAAATTATATCGCCGCACATTCTCAGCTATCAGGACTATCGGCAAAATTTAGTGTTTGTTTTGATGGTGGTGGTACAGTTTCGGTGTGCGATCGCCTCAACGATATCATGTTTGCTGCTGTCTTAATTGACGGTAGAGTTTATTTTCGGCTATGTCTGAGCCTCGGTGTCAAAGGAAAACCACCCATTGATATGGGAATTGTCTTATTACCAGAGTTATGTTTGCCAGTTTTGGCAGCTTTAGCTGAAGTTTATCTCAACTATACTGAACCAAACAGTCGGCGCAAGCTGCGTTTGCGAGACTTGTTAAATAATTTGGGTTGTGAACGTTATCTTCAAGAAGTTGAACAACATCTAGGTTTTAAACTCACACCCCAAACCAGTTCTCTAGAATTCTCCCCTGTGGTTGTGGGAGAAAGTTCAAACTTCAACTATCGACATATCGGCATTCATCCCCAGCGTCAGCCAAGCTTATTTTATATTGGCGTGGTTTTACCTTTAGGTAGGCTAGAGAGTCAGCAAATTAGGGGTTTAGCTGATTTAGCCCAGAGGTTTGGTAGCGGGACTCTGAGGCTAACTCCTTGGCAAAATTTACTCCTGACTGATATTCAAGAGCGATCGCTTACCGATGTCAAAAGTGAAATTGCTGTTTTAAAATTAGATGTCTCAGCCAGTAATATCAATAGTGCATTAGTTGCTTGTTCTGGTAAAAAAGGTTGTGCAGCTTCCGCCACAGATACTAAAGGTGATGCTTTGGCGTTAGCAAAATACCTGGAAACTCATGTTAGTCTGAATCACCCAGTTAATATTCACTTTAGCGGCTGCGAAAAATCTTGCGCCCAGCATAGTCATAGTGATATTACCTTACTCGGTGTCAGCCTAGAATCAGAAAATGGAACTTTGGGCGTTTATCACATTTATGTTGGAGACGGTGAGGGCAACCAAAAATTTGGTCGTCAACTCTATGAATATGTCACTGTGGCCGAACTACCTGTATTGTTAGGGCAGATGTTACAAGTTTATCAAATCCAATGCCAAAATCCTGATGAATCCTTTGGAGAATTTGTTAATAGATATGAAATTGCCCAATTGCAGCCGTTATTCTCCCCAGTGAGTTAG
- the cbiE gene encoding precorrin-6y C5,15-methyltransferase (decarboxylating) subunit CbiE: MTRKWLSIVGIGEDGLQGLSAIARSLIEQAEVIVGGDRHLAMLPSNHPGEKIAWISPISSSIAEIIRRRGESICVLASGDPFCYGIGVTLTRQIPLEEMTIIPAPSTFSLACAKFGWSFTETETLSLCGRPASLLQAYIYPHAKLLILSEGKDTPATVAEILTNRGYSASKITVLEHLGGIQERIIEGIAADWKQTEIAPLNAIAVECIADPGVIPLPRLPGLPDHAYHHDGQLTKSEVRAVTLAKLAPTPGQLLWDVGAGCGSISIEWMRTHARCGAIAIEQNSSRLGYIANNAAALGTPHLKIISGKAPLILQDLPTPDAIFIGGGVTAAGLFDICWNALRPGGRLVANVVTVEGEQILFKWYEQVGGSLTRIAIQRAEPIGKFLGWRAMSPITQWRGIKD, from the coding sequence ATGACACGGAAATGGCTATCGATTGTGGGTATTGGTGAAGATGGGTTACAGGGGTTAAGCGCGATCGCACGTTCTCTGATAGAGCAAGCGGAAGTGATTGTAGGAGGCGATCGCCATTTAGCCATGTTACCCTCAAATCACCCTGGGGAAAAAATAGCCTGGATATCTCCCATTAGCAGTTCCATAGCCGAAATTATCCGTCGTCGGGGTGAATCAATCTGTGTCTTAGCCAGTGGCGACCCTTTTTGTTACGGTATCGGTGTCACTCTGACGCGACAAATTCCCCTAGAGGAAATGACGATTATTCCTGCGCCTTCTACCTTCAGCCTCGCCTGTGCCAAATTCGGATGGTCTTTCACCGAAACAGAAACTTTGAGTTTGTGTGGTCGTCCAGCTTCTCTACTCCAGGCTTACATATATCCCCACGCTAAACTGTTGATTTTGAGTGAAGGCAAAGATACACCAGCAACTGTTGCCGAAATCTTGACAAATCGCGGTTATAGTGCTAGCAAAATTACAGTTTTAGAACATCTGGGCGGTATTCAGGAAAGAATTATCGAAGGTATAGCCGCAGATTGGAAGCAAACAGAAATTGCACCGTTGAATGCGATCGCAGTTGAATGTATTGCTGATCCTGGGGTAATACCTTTACCTAGATTACCAGGATTGCCAGATCATGCCTATCACCATGATGGACAGTTAACTAAGTCTGAAGTGAGGGCGGTGACTTTAGCAAAATTAGCTCCCACTCCCGGACAACTACTGTGGGATGTCGGCGCGGGTTGTGGTTCAATTTCTATTGAATGGATGCGGACTCATGCTCGATGTGGAGCGATCGCGATTGAACAGAATTCTTCTAGACTGGGTTACATAGCCAACAACGCCGCCGCTTTAGGAACTCCCCACTTAAAAATTATTAGCGGTAAAGCACCATTAATTCTCCAAGATTTACCCACACCGGATGCAATATTTATCGGCGGTGGAGTCACAGCAGCAGGGCTTTTTGATATCTGTTGGAATGCACTACGTCCGGGTGGGCGGTTGGTAGCTAATGTTGTGACTGTGGAGGGTGAGCAAATTTTATTTAAATGGTATGAGCAGGTTGGTGGTAGTTTAACTCGGATTGCTATTCAAAGGGCGGAACCTATTGGTAAGTTTTTGGGTTGGCGGGCTATGTCACCGATTACTCAATGGAGAGGGATTAAGGATTGA
- a CDS encoding Uma2 family endonuclease: MVANPEISVTPEEYLQMEEQSDIKHEYIDGYIYAMAGALDSHVTIAGNLFALLRNHVRGTGCRVYIADMKARIESLNRFYYPDVMVTCDQTDQETPAYKRFSTLIVEVLSDSTEAFDRGDKFADYQLLETLEEYVLINTKRQRVECFRRHHQGLWVLQSYTTEQKSFRLNSINFEATMAELYEDVDFERC; encoded by the coding sequence ATGGTTGCTAACCCGGAAATCTCCGTCACCCCTGAAGAATACTTACAAATGGAAGAGCAGAGTGACATCAAACACGAGTATATTGATGGCTATATCTACGCAATGGCTGGGGCGCTAGATTCCCACGTTACAATTGCTGGAAACCTGTTTGCACTCCTTCGTAATCATGTACGTGGTACAGGTTGTCGCGTTTACATCGCCGACATGAAAGCCAGAATTGAATCACTGAATCGGTTCTACTATCCCGATGTCATGGTAACTTGCGACCAAACAGACCAAGAAACGCCAGCTTATAAAAGATTTTCTACTTTAATTGTGGAAGTTTTATCTGACTCTACCGAAGCCTTTGACCGGGGAGATAAATTCGCCGATTATCAGCTCCTGGAAACTCTAGAAGAGTACGTCTTAATTAACACAAAACGTCAGCGAGTCGAATGTTTTCGCCGCCATCATCAAGGGCTGTGGGTTTTGCAATCCTACACAACCGAACAAAAATCATTTCGATTAAATAGCATAAACTTTGAGGCGACGATGGCAGAACTTTACGAAGATGTAGATTTTGAGCGTTGCTGA
- a CDS encoding sucrose synthase — protein MHELFETVLNSDEKITLRQFILELSATDKRYFLRNEILHNFADFCHQYQKPTYFYYSSSIGRLIHNTHEMILEAEGTWFVVRPRIGSQQVWRLQADCSGFEPMTPQAWLDVSDRLVNRYQPHILEIDFQPFSEESTRIRDPRNIGQGLAFLNRYLCDQLSHDTNYWLEVLFQALYRLAYDEKPLLISDRIPSGLHLVKQIKQALKFLNQQPPEEPYANFLPHLQQLGFEPGWGNTSGRISETLELLEQLIDNPQPAILEAFVARVPAIFRVALVSIHGWVGQQDVLGRDETLGQVIYVLEQARSLENKLQAEIKLAGLDLLGIQPHVIILTRLIPNCEGTECNLRLEKIHDTENAWILRVPFGEFNSDITNNWISKYEIWPYLETFAQDAEKELLTQFKGCPNLIVGNYSDGNLVASLISRSLKVTQCNIAHSLEKPKHLFSNLYWQDIEDHYHFSVQFTADLISMNAADFIITSSYQEIVGTPETIGQYESYKCFTMPELYHVIDGIDLFSPKFNMVPPGVSENIFFPYSQKDRRDREITTEVNDLIFAREHPQIIGKLDHPNKRPILTVAPINSVKNLTGLAECFAKNRELQERCNLIFITSKLYPDEATHPQEEKEMQKLHDIINEYELHGNIRCIGMRLPSHELGEAYRVIADSQGIYVHFARFESFGRSILEAMVSGLPTFVTKFGGAVEIIEDQEETFHINPTDFKATAHQILNFIDQCETQPEHWTEVSQAMSQRIINKYNWQLNTSQILLLAKIFSFWNFALPENNAAKYRYLETLFYLIFKPRTEKILAQHQRYSVVMKN, from the coding sequence ATGCATGAATTATTTGAGACTGTATTAAACAGTGATGAAAAAATTACTCTGCGTCAGTTTATTTTGGAATTAAGTGCTACCGATAAACGTTATTTTTTAAGAAACGAGATTTTACATAATTTCGCCGACTTTTGTCACCAATACCAAAAGCCTACTTACTTTTATTATTCTTCTTCTATCGGCAGACTAATTCATAATACCCATGAAATGATTTTAGAAGCAGAAGGCACTTGGTTTGTGGTTCGACCCAGGATTGGTAGTCAACAAGTGTGGCGACTGCAAGCCGATTGCTCTGGATTTGAGCCGATGACACCCCAAGCGTGGTTAGATGTAAGCGATCGCCTCGTTAATCGCTACCAACCACATATTCTCGAAATTGATTTCCAACCCTTTTCAGAAGAATCCACCAGAATCCGTGACCCCAGAAACATTGGTCAAGGTTTAGCATTTCTGAATCGTTACTTGTGCGATCAACTGTCTCATGACACCAATTATTGGCTAGAGGTGTTATTTCAAGCATTGTATAGGTTGGCTTATGATGAAAAACCTCTGTTAATTAGCGATCGCATTCCCTCCGGTCTCCACCTAGTTAAACAAATAAAGCAAGCCCTCAAATTTCTCAATCAGCAACCCCCGGAAGAACCATACGCCAATTTTCTCCCTCACCTGCAACAACTCGGTTTTGAACCAGGGTGGGGTAATACATCTGGGCGCATATCCGAAACCCTAGAACTGTTAGAACAACTCATTGATAACCCCCAACCCGCTATTTTAGAAGCCTTTGTCGCCCGTGTTCCCGCCATTTTCCGCGTCGCCCTTGTCTCCATACACGGTTGGGTTGGTCAACAGGATGTTTTAGGTAGAGATGAAACACTAGGTCAAGTGATTTATGTTCTAGAACAAGCCCGCAGCTTAGAAAATAAACTCCAAGCAGAAATCAAACTTGCTGGTCTTGACTTATTAGGTATTCAACCCCATGTAATTATTCTCACCAGACTCATTCCTAACTGCGAAGGTACAGAATGTAATTTACGGTTAGAAAAAATCCATGATACAGAAAATGCTTGGATATTACGCGTTCCCTTTGGTGAATTCAATTCTGATATTACCAACAATTGGATTTCTAAATATGAAATTTGGCCTTATTTAGAAACATTTGCTCAAGATGCAGAAAAAGAACTTTTAACTCAATTTAAAGGTTGTCCAAATCTGATTGTGGGTAACTACAGCGATGGGAATTTAGTCGCCTCCCTGATTTCCCGCAGCCTGAAAGTTACCCAGTGTAATATTGCCCATTCTTTAGAAAAACCTAAACATTTATTTAGTAACTTATATTGGCAAGATATAGAAGACCATTATCATTTTTCGGTACAATTCACCGCCGATTTAATTAGCATGAATGCTGCTGACTTTATTATCACTTCATCTTATCAAGAAATTGTCGGCACACCAGAAACAATCGGTCAATACGAGTCCTACAAGTGTTTTACCATGCCTGAGCTATATCATGTGATTGATGGAATTGATTTATTCAGTCCTAAATTTAACATGGTTCCGCCGGGAGTTAGCGAAAATATCTTTTTTCCTTATAGCCAAAAAGACAGACGAGATAGGGAAATTACCACCGAAGTAAATGATTTAATTTTTGCTCGTGAACATCCCCAAATTATCGGTAAGTTAGATCACCCTAATAAGCGCCCAATTCTCACTGTCGCGCCCATTAATTCAGTTAAAAATCTCACGGGGTTGGCAGAATGTTTTGCTAAAAACCGGGAATTACAAGAGCGCTGTAACCTGATTTTCATCACGAGTAAACTGTATCCAGATGAAGCGACCCACCCACAAGAAGAAAAGGAAATGCAAAAACTCCACGACATCATCAATGAGTATGAACTCCACGGAAATATACGCTGTATAGGGATGCGTCTTCCTAGCCATGAATTGGGAGAAGCCTACCGAGTAATTGCCGATTCTCAAGGAATTTATGTCCACTTTGCCCGGTTTGAATCCTTTGGTCGCAGTATTCTCGAAGCGATGGTTTCCGGCTTACCAACTTTCGTCACCAAATTTGGTGGTGCTGTGGAAATTATTGAAGATCAAGAAGAGACTTTTCATATTAATCCGACAGACTTCAAAGCAACAGCCCATCAAATTTTGAATTTCATTGATCAATGTGAGACTCAACCTGAACATTGGACAGAAGTTTCTCAGGCGATGAGCCAGCGTATTATTAATAAATATAATTGGCAGTTAAACACCAGTCAAATACTATTATTAGCTAAAATATTTAGCTTCTGGAACTTTGCCCTTCCAGAAAATAATGCAGCTAAATATCGTTATCTAGAAACATTATTTTACCTAATTTTCAAACCTAGGACTGAAAAGATTTTAGCACAACATCAGAGGTATTCGGTAGTTATGAAAAATTAG